In one Brienomyrus brachyistius isolate T26 chromosome 12, BBRACH_0.4, whole genome shotgun sequence genomic region, the following are encoded:
- the LOC125704521 gene encoding astrocytic phosphoprotein PEA-15-like yields the protein MSEYSDLLSDLSDNITKEDLDQLKSACKEDIPDDQSNAITSSSEWFSYLEKNDKLAQDNLSYIEHIFEISRRPDLLTRVIEYRTTVLKITEDDDIDTKLTRIPSAKKYKDVIRQPSEDEIIKLAPPPKKA from the exons ATGTCAGAATACAGTGACCTTCTCAGCGACTTATCAGATAACATCACCAAAGAGGATCTGGACCAGCTCAAGTCTGCCTGCAAGGAGGACATCCCTGATGACCAGAGCAACGCCATCACTTCCTCATCGGAGTGGTTCAGCTACCTGGAAAAGAATGACAAGCTTGCACAAG ACAACCTGTCATACATTGAGCACATCTTTGAGATCTCCCGGCGTCCCGACCTGCTCACACGTGTCATTGAATACCGAACCACTGTGCTGAAGATCACAGAGGACGATGACATCGACACCAAGCTCACACGCATCCCCTCTGCCAAGAAGTACAAAG ATGTCATTCGCCAGCCCTCGGAGGATGAGATCATCAAGCTGGCCCCTCCTCCCAAGAAAGCCTGA